In Planctomycetota bacterium, the sequence GAGTCCACCGATCCCGGGCCGGTTGACGTTCGCTGACGAGACTCAAGCCGCAACCGGCTCGCGAACTCGCACCGGCTTGTCGAAGGGGTGCCACCACGTCGGCTGCGGATGACGTTCGGGCAACAGCTCCTGACGCAGACGCCGGACGTCTGTCAGGTGCCACGCCCAGCCGTCGGCCGTCTCGCTGCAGTGCGTGACCGTCGCGACGCCGACGATGACGCCCGTCGGGAGCGATCCCGGCTCGACGCCGATGCGGGCGAACTCCTCCGTCGGCCCAGGCGTGCGAGCGGCGTAGATGAGGAACGCCTCGCCCAGCACCTTCGTCGGCCGACTCCGGAACTCCGCCGTCTTCACGCTCCGCAGAATCTGCTCGGCGTACGGCTGACGAATCGACAAGGCCCGGGTGATGATGTCCACGCCCACTACATCGGCACCCTCCGTCATCCTGAGCGAGCGCAGCGAGTCGAAGGACCTCGCCTGGTTTATCGGCCGATGCAAGGCGAGATCCCTCGGCTGTGCTCGCGATGACGGAAGGGCGTCGAAAGCAAA encodes:
- a CDS encoding ASCH domain-containing protein is translated as MTEGADVVGVDIITRALSIRQPYAEQILRSVKTAEFRSRPTKVLGEAFLIYAARTPGPTEEFARIGVEPGSLPTGVIVGVATVTHCSETADGWAWHLTDVRRLRQELLPERHPQPTWWHPFDKPVRVREPVAA